TTAGAGGTGGATCAGCTCAAAGAGCAAATGACCAATATTGGGAATAGCCAGATTCGTGGTAAATATATTTTTAATGGTCAAAAGTATGACCAGGCGCCATACGAGCTTGCTGGTACAATTACTAGCTATGACCAAATTGATACAGATCAAGGTGCTGTAAATTTTGCAATTGGAGATCAATCCACATTTCAGGTGAATACTTCTGGAAGTGAGTTTTTCGGAGCGTCAACGGATGCAGATAACGTTTTTAAAATTATGGATAATTTGAGTGCAGCTTTAGCAAGTGGAAACCAAACGACAGTAGCGAATCAACTCACAGATATTGAATCGCGTTATACCAAAATGCAGTCCAGCCTATCCGAAGTTGGGGCGCGCACGAATCGTGTGGAGCTTGTGCAAGCGCGTCTGGGTGATCGTAATTTGAATTTAACAAATTTGCAGTCTAAGACTGAGGATGCGGATATTGCAAGCTTGATGATTCAGGCGACCTCTGCCCAGACCATATATGAAGCTGCTTTGAAATCATCGGCTCAGATCATGCAGCCATCTCTTATGGATTTTATGAGATGACATTTTGCTTTCTTTGACATTTTGAAGCTATGGACGAAGGTCCGTAGCTTTTTTGTTACTATCTTAGGAGGATGAGGTATGAACCAAAAACATGAAGTAGATGAAAAGGGACAATATAAAACAGAGTCCATTTTTATTTTCCCTAAAGGATTACCCGGTTTCGAGTATTTACGTGAATTTAAGCTACAGGAACATAACGAGTTGTTTAGTATTTTTAGTGCTGTAGAAGAGGCAGGGGTCTCCTTTATAACAATCAACCCTTTTGACTTTGTACATGATTACGAGTTTGAGTTGTCTAATGATGCTCTTGCAGATATTGATGTAACAGAGCGAAAGCAGGTCGCAGTACGTTGTATTGTAACCTGGCACAGTAATAGAGAAAAAATAACGGTCAACTTAATTGCCCCTATCATTTTTAATACGGAAAATTTAAAAGGTAAGCAGATCGTTCTGCAAAGCACGGAATATACAACCAAGCATGCATTATGGCCAGATTTAAAATTGGCAGAGCAAGGCGGTGAGGCCTGATGCTGGTGTTGTCCCGCAAGAAAGGCGAGTCTGTCGTAATTCAGAATAATATTGTTTTAACGGTGCTTTCTGTTGAAGGAGATAACGTTAAAATTGGAATATCTGCCCCTAAAGATATAGATATTTATCGTAAAGAGATTTTCGACGCAATCCAGGATAATAATCAAAGCGCAGCAATGGATCTTAAAACGCTCCAAACTGCAATATTGGAAATGGGAAGAGAGAGTGGCAGCATCGAGTAGCTCTCTGTTAGATTTGAACAAAAAAAGCTGGCCCTCGATTGGGTCAGCTTTTTCGTTCCGTTTATACTATCTTATTTGGTAAGCGAAATGATAGAGACTGTTGATATCGGAGTTTAGCAATTTACCGCCACTGTAAAAGTCGATTGGGATAATATCAAAATAATGTGTACTGACACTGTTGTAGAAAGAGTACTTACCTGCAGCTGAGGTTAAACCATTTACAGGTATCGTAAAGTATCCTTGCTCATTGGTTGTGCCACTTGCCGTGAATACCTTATTATTTATTGTCACAATAATTCTCGTGGTAACAATAGCATTTGCAACAGGATTACCTTGGGCGTCAAACGCTCTGCCGCTAATGGTGATATTATTTTTTATTCTCCATTTTTGTCCATAGCCATAGTTGATAAAACCGTATACTCCACCGTCTGTTGTAATGTTGGAAGTTACCACCCGTGCAACATCAGCATTTTGATAACTCACTGTCAAAGTATATGGAGTGGTAAGATCGAACTTGGATGGTGCAATAACACGGATATAATATTCACCTGCGGATAACTTTATTTGTGCAGTTGTGTTCTGGTTGAGATATCCGAGACTGGTCAAATTAGCGTCATATAAGTCCAGTCGGTATTCGCCGTAAGCTGACGTATTGTTGAGGTTGAGACGTACGGTAGTATCAGAAGACACCTTGATTTTGCTCCAATCCTCATCGAGGATATTGTCAATCGTTTGGCTGCTGCTAAAGGTAGCTGATCCGCGGTTTTTAGCAAACCAAGGATTGTCATCTGGTTCACTGCTGTCATAGCTGTCAGATTGAATAGTATGAACGGTAAATGGCTGGGTGACATCAAATCCCTTATATGATTGGACAAGTATGAAATAATAGCCAGTCCCTGCTACATAGCTGACCTGTTCATATTGCCCTGCTCCCTTTGTAGAATATGAAACTTTGTTTAGCGTTCCTGTGCTTTCATCAAGCTTGTATAGATGAAGATCGTAATCTTTGGTTGTGGATGCCCCTGGATTCAGAAATACAGTCAGTTTATTGGGAATTTCAACACGTGTGAAAAACCAGCGGCTTTCACCCTCTGCAGTAATATAACCTTGTTCGGAATTACCTGATTTAATAAAGATTGCCCCATCGGGTGTAGTATTATAAACATCATATGTGACTGCAGAGACGGAAAATTTATTGTTAGACGAAGTATCAGGTAATGTATTTAACTTT
This DNA window, taken from Paenibacillus kribbensis, encodes the following:
- a CDS encoding carboxypeptidase-like regulatory domain-containing protein, whose amino-acid sequence is MFRKTISLLSVLILAVGWFSSSFNPALAGSSQAKPVQLPVQFLNSMYKKGSSTLLSDLHTTPTQSNSLSISKEEILKYPKLNTLPDTSSNNKFSVSAVTYDVYNTTPDGAIFIKSGNSEQGYITAEGESRWFFTRVEIPNKLTVFLNPGASTTKDYDLHLYKLDESTGTLNKVSYSTKGAGQYEQVSYVAGTGYYFILVQSYKGFDVTQPFTVHTIQSDSYDSSEPDDNPWFAKNRGSATFSSSQTIDNILDEDWSKIKVSSDTTVRLNLNNTSAYGEYRLDLYDANLTSLGYLNQNTTAQIKLSAGEYYIRVIAPSKFDLTTPYTLTVSYQNADVARVVTSNITTDGGVYGFINYGYGQKWRIKNNITISGRAFDAQGNPVANAIVTTRIIVTINNKVFTASGTTNEQGYFTIPVNGLTSAAGKYSFYNSVSTHYFDIIPIDFYSGGKLLNSDINSLYHFAYQIR
- the csrA gene encoding carbon storage regulator CsrA, whose protein sequence is MLVLSRKKGESVVIQNNIVLTVLSVEGDNVKIGISAPKDIDIYRKEIFDAIQDNNQSAAMDLKTLQTAILEMGRESGSIE
- the flgL gene encoding flagellar hook-associated protein FlgL; translation: MAIRVTSGMMSMQTLSNLNRNYSNMNKMENQITTGRKLNKPSDDPVGVTYALRYRSELASNEQYSSNADAAVSWLDFTDSTMQQAGDVMKRLKELTVQASTGTVPQSGLDAIKLEVDQLKEQMTNIGNSQIRGKYIFNGQKYDQAPYELAGTITSYDQIDTDQGAVNFAIGDQSTFQVNTSGSEFFGASTDADNVFKIMDNLSAALASGNQTTVANQLTDIESRYTKMQSSLSEVGARTNRVELVQARLGDRNLNLTNLQSKTEDADIASLMIQATSAQTIYEAALKSSAQIMQPSLMDFMR
- the fliW gene encoding flagellar assembly protein FliW, encoding MNQKHEVDEKGQYKTESIFIFPKGLPGFEYLREFKLQEHNELFSIFSAVEEAGVSFITINPFDFVHDYEFELSNDALADIDVTERKQVAVRCIVTWHSNREKITVNLIAPIIFNTENLKGKQIVLQSTEYTTKHALWPDLKLAEQGGEA